One genomic segment of Gossypium arboreum isolate Shixiya-1 chromosome 3, ASM2569848v2, whole genome shotgun sequence includes these proteins:
- the LOC108475621 gene encoding glutathione S-transferase U7-like, translating to MQRLKIAFKLTKNNQTRDQTSHTMDDEVKLFGFWASPFSLRVIWALKLKGVDYEYIEEDIPHNKSELLLKYNPAYKKIPVLVHGGKPIAESLVILEYIDEVWPQSPLLPKDAYERSVARFWAKFIDEKIRPMWEFFHKFGEEQQKAIDNNFKILRTIEEHGLGDKKFFGGDQIGIADLVFGMVIHYFAPMEDVMGVKFIKVDTFPRLHAWMRHFSEHPVIKDNIPDYSRVVDYLKGYLDIINGMQKG from the exons ATGCAGAGATTGAAAATTGCATTTAAGCTAACCAAGAACAACCAAACCAGAGACCAAACCTCACACACCATGGATGATGAAGTGAAGTTGTTTGGATTTTGGGCAAGTCCTTTCAGTCTAAGGGTCATTTGGGCTTTGAAACTTAAAGGTGTGGATTATGAATACATTGAAGAAGATATCCCTCACAATAAGAGCGAGTTGTTGTTGAAGTACAACCCGGCTTATAAGAAGATCCCAGTGCTTGTTCATGGTGGAAAGCCAATTGCAGAGTCATTGGTTATTTTAGAATACATAGATGAGGTGTGGCCACAGAGTCCTTTGCTGCCGAAAGATGCTTATGAGAGATCCGTAGCCAGGTTTTGGGCCAAATTCATTGATGAAAAG ATTCGACCAATGTGGGAATTCTTTCATAAATTCGGCGAAGAACAACAAAAGGCAATTGACAACAACTTTAAAATTCTGAGAACCATTGAGGAACATGGTCTTGGAGACAAAAAGTTCTTTGGGGGTGACCAAATTGGCATAGCTGATCTTGTTTTTGGAATGGTTATTCATTATTTTGCGCCTATGGAAGATGTCATGGGAGTGAAGTTCATTAAAGTGGATACCTTTCCACGCCTGCATGCATGGATGAGGCATTTCAGCGAACACCCTGTGATCAAAGACAATATCCCTGATTATAGTAGAGTTGTTGATTATCTTAAAGGATATCTCGACATAATCAATGGAATGCAAAAGGGTTGA
- the LOC108474535 gene encoding uncharacterized protein LOC108474535, with protein sequence MATLCLQPHYSPLRFRRFHLSSFNLKAVPRFSRQIYGKGVRVSTSISRGNAKIRGRFGVLSVSCFSKMDAEIEKVSSEQKEEEEEERPPFDINLAVILAGFAFEAYTTPPENIGRREIDAADCKTVYLSGSFVREIYDGQLFIKLKKGFDFPAMDPWGTSDPYVVMELDGQVVKSKTKWGTKEPTWNEDLTFNIKLPPSKYIQVAAWDANLVTPHKRMGNAGISLENICDGNLHELLVELEGMGGGGRLQLEVKYKSFEEIEEEKMWWKLPFVSEFLRRNGFDSALKMFVGSESVSARQFVEYAFGQLKSFNDANFLKERLLNGNKIGVEGVRKSNDSSVSEMSFSHGESSPEATFSDTSNNSENNSEEFQLDNSGMANGQNAKPVAQIGNMQFDNHFWKNFTDVINQNVVQKLGVPIPEKLKWDGFDLLNKIGLQSQEIAEAKYIESGLATPDYQDTQGDNVPESGSATHEDPENKNDKAIGPLTINTIQSSLPDIKKATQDLLRQTDSILGALMVLTAAVSQSKKEGQENENKEDSSTKVETSVSRYSGGEKLPRTLDGSVLDEKKTEEMKELFTTAESAMEAWAMLASSLGHPSFIKSEFEKLCFLDNETTDTQAAIWRDSARRRLVVAFRGTEQARWKDLRTDLMLVPAGLNPERIGGDFKQEVQVHSGFLSAYDSVRIRIISLIKASIGYIDELLEPQHRWQVYVTGHSLGGALATLLALELSSSKLAKCGAISVTMYNFGSPRVGNRRFAEVYNEKVKDSWRIVNHRDIIPTVPRLMGYCHVAQPVYLAAGELKDALENMELWKDGYQGDVIGEYTPDVLVTEFMKGERELIEQILQTEINIFRAIRDGSALMQHMEDFYYISLLETVRSNYQTVASSRKIEEGSSQS encoded by the exons ATGGCTACTCTCTGCCTCCAACCTCACTACTCGCCTCTCCGATTCCGTCGATTCCACCTCAGTAGTTTCAACCTCAAAGCTGTGCCGAGATTTTCCCGCCAAATTTACGGGAAAGGAGTTAGGGTTTCAACGAGTATTTCGAGAGGAAATGCGAAGATTAGAGGAAGATTTGGAGTGTTGTCGGTTTCTTGTTTCTCTAAAATGGATGCTGAGATTGAGAAGGTTTCATCGGAacagaaagaagaagaagaagaagagcggCCTCCTTTTGATATCAATCTTGCTGTTATTCTTGCTGGTTTTGCTTTTGAAGCTTATACAACTCCGCCT GAAAATATAGGGAGGCGTGAAATTGATGCTGCAGATTGTAAGACTGTTTATCTCTCAGG GTCATTTGTACGAGAGATTTATGATGGCCAATTGTTTATAAAGTTAAAAAAAGGTTTTGATTTCCCTGCTATGGACCCATGG GGAACTAGTGATCCATATGTTGTAATGGAATTGGATGGTCAAGTTGTCAAAAGCAAGACTAAATGGGG GACAAAGGAGCCAACGTGGAATGAGGACCTCACCTTTAATATTAAACTTCCCCCTTCGAAATATATTCAG GTTGCTGCTTGGGATGCAAACCTTGTGACTCCTCATAAGCGCATGGGAAATGCAGGCATTAGTCTAGAAAACATCTGTGATG GAAACTTGCATGAACTGCTGGTGGAGTTGGAAGGAATGGGAGGTGGAGGCAGGTTGCAGCTTGAG GTTAAGTATAAGAGTTTTGAAGAGATTGAGGAAGAGAAAATGTGGTGGAAACTCCCCTTTGTTTCAGAATTTCTTCGGAGAAATGGATTTGACTCTGCTCTAAAAATGTTTGTTGGTAGTGAGTCTGTGTCTGCACGGCAGTTTGTGGAATATGCCTTTGGACAGTTAAAGTCTTTCAATGATGCAAATTTTTTGAAGGAGCGTTTGTTAAATGGTAATAAGATTGGGGTTGAAGGTGTCAGGAAATCCAATGATTCATCTGTGTCAGAGATGTCTTTCTCACATGGGGAAAGTAGTCCAGAAGCCACTTTTAGTGACACTAGTAACAACAGTGAGAATAATTCAGAGGAGTTCCAATTGGATAATTCTGGCATGGCTAATGGGCAGAACGCTAAACCAGTAGCACAAATTGGTAATATGCAGTTTGATAATCACTTCTGGAAGAACTTTACAGATGTTATCAATCAAAATGTTGTTCAGAAACTTGGAGTTCCTATTCCAGAGAAATTAAAGTGGGATGGATTTGACTTGTTAAACAAAATTGGCCTGCAGTCCCAAGAAATTGCAGAAGCAAAATATATTGAATCTGGGCTTGCAACTCCAGATTATCAAGATACTCAAGGGGATAATGTACCTGAATCTGGGTCTGCAACTCATGAAGATCCGGAAAATAAGAACGATAAAGCGATTGGACCACTTACCATTAACACTATACAATCTTCTCTTCCAGACATAAAGAAGGCAACGCAGGATTTACTAAGACAAACAGATTCCATTTTAGGAGCATTAATGGTGTTGACTGCTGCAGTTTCTCAGTCCAAAAAGGAAGGACAGGAGAATGAAAATAAAGAAGACTCCTCTACTAAAGTGGAAACCAGTGTCTCTAGGTACAGTGGTGGTGAGAAGCTCCCTAGAACACTGGATGGTTCAGTATTAGATGAGAAGAAGACTGAAGAAATGAAAGAACTCTTTACTACTGCTGAAAGTGCTATGGAAGCCTGGGCAATGCTTGCCAGTTCCCTGGGCCATCCAAGTTTTATCAAATCAGAATTTGAGAAACTCTGTTTTCTGGATAATGAAACCACAGATACCCAG GCTGCAATTTGGCGTGACTCAGCAAGGAGGCGATTAGTTGTTGCTTTTAGGGGGACTGAACAA GCAAGATGGAAGGACTTACGGACAGATTTAATGCTTGTTCCTGCTGG GCTAAACCCTGAAAGGATTGGTGGAGACTTCAAGCAAGAAGTCCAA GTTCATAGTGGATTTTTAAGTGCATATGATTCTGTTAGGATAAGGATTATCTCCCTCATCAAGGCATCAATCGGATATAT AGATGAACTTTTGGAGCCACAGCACAGATGGCAAGTTTATGTGACCGGTCATAGTTTGGGTGGTGCACTAGCTACTCTTCTTGCTCTTGAACTTTCATCAAGTAAATTAGCAAA ATGTGGGGCAATTTCAGTGACTATGTATAACTTTGGTTCTCCTAGAGTTGGTAACAGAAGATTTGCAGAAGTATATAATGAG AAAGTTAAAGATAGCTGGAGAATTGTTAACCACAGAGACATTATACCTACTGTCCCTCGTTTGATGGGTTATTGTCATGTGGCTCAGCCTGTTTATCTTGCTGCTGGGGAACTAAAAGATGCTTTG GAAAATATGGAGCTTTGGAAAGATGGTTATCAGGGTGATGTTATCGGGGAGTACACACCAGATGTTCTTGTCACTGAATTT ATGAAAGGAGAAAGGGAACTGATTGAACAGATATTACAAACTGAAATCAACATATTTCGTGCAATACGCGACGGGAGTGCACTTATGCAACACATGGAGGATTTCTACTACATCTCACTGCTAGAG ACTGTGAGATCAAATTACCAAACAGTTGCAAGCTCGAGGAAAATTGAAGAAGGAAGCAGCCAAAGCTGA